AACGTCTTATAGTAGTTAGGTGGCCGCAATACGGAGTGCTATGATTGGACACACGATCTGAAGGACttttacatgtataatcatgaCAATAAAGGGAATATATTATTTGCTCAACATTGTGTCAGAAATTTTACGTTGACCGTATAACCAAAATTGTTTTTACTCAAGATGCTTTGTTAAACACAAAAATGTCTCCCAAGCGCAAGACCATTCACTGGTGTTATTACGTCAGCGCCTGACAATGTTTTTAATGGCTTTTGCTTTGCAAATATGGATTTGGCCCTTATTGTTTCTGATATCACCTCTCTTTCTTTTACCAGTGTCTTTCGTCGTTGGCATTGTTGTAGCTTTGCTTGAATCACAACCGTCATCACACACCCTCGCCGAAGGTTTCCTACTCTACGAGGTCGCCTTCTTCTATATCGGCCTTATCGTCGTCATGTTCGTCTGCTACGCCGCAATCTTGCGTTCTGTGCACGAGCACGAGATCGTGGAGGGAGACCGCGTCGCTCGCTGGCAGCTTCGTCGCAACATGCAGATGCTACGAATGGTAAGCGTCCTGGTGTTTGCATTCCTCATTTGCCGCGGCCTGTGGCTCGGCTACGGATTCTACGTCAACCACGCACAGCCTCCCAGTAGAATCGTTCACATGATCGTCCAGATATCGGCACGGTTCGTCTGCCTGCTCGACAGCGCCCTCAATCCGTTCATCTACGCCATCTTCATGCCGGATTTCAAGAGGCACATCCGGCAGCTAGCGCTTCATCCTTTCGGCACCGCCAAGCCTCGGCGACGCGGCACCATGGACAGCTGCACCCGTCACGATACGGTGACTCTTCAGACCTCTGCGGAGTTGAGCAACCATCAGTAAGGTGCCAACGATAGACCTTATCATAGTTCATCCGATATCCTGGTGCTAGCGATAAACTTTCAACAAGAGGGATGTGAGTTTGATCTTTGTATTGCCGACAGGGTCatcaatccacattgctgctctaaAGCCTGGCGCATGTTTACCTGATGTCATACCGACATTGGTGTACGTAAAATTAGACGAATTTGCCCCCAAAGCGGTAATAAAAGCAAACAAGGAAAGCAATGCCCCCTCTTTGATGGTTGCAATGTTCCATCAAAATTTACTTGAAACCGGAAGGACAAGGTATATAAATAATTCCAAATGAATTCCTCAGCTCCTGATATTTCATCGTCATCCCTCTGCTATGATCTGTCGAAAATATTTGGAGATttgtattatgattattacCGAGTAAAGTtttgatcccatgtttgatCTTCGTCTATTATTTTTATAATGTTTACCAAGCATGTAACATATATTCGTCGGCAATATCAGGAGCTGTTGTTGACCTTCGGTTATTGGATGAAACATTGACCACACGTAGGCCTACgtttgatactttttttttcttagttaaATCACACCCAGTGTTCTGAGTTTACATTACTATTTCTTGCCTTGTCACCTCGTTTAGCATGTTTAAGCCGTCTGTGTGACAGTATCGTCACCCTGTcatatccttaaaaaaaaatgcactttaATGTTTCAAAGATTTCTTTCTCGACTGAGACCTATATGGGCGCCATGTTTAAAGATCGGAGCACGCGCCGTGTCACCTCCGTCCTATGACTTCAGTATCGCATTCGGGAAAGGGAGGCGAGAAGGGGGATAAACTTACACATCATGATACCCCGAGAGAACATTATGACGTGAAGTGACGTGACACACCGGCATGGATTTCCTTGTGACGTCATAACTCTTTGAATTAAGCATATTAATGTTTGACGTAAGCATAAGATATGGGTCAGTGTTTATGGCGGAGAAAGTTTCCTCTCCTTGCAGACCATTATTCTCAAGCACAACGCAGATAATTATTCACTCAAGCAGAACAAAAGGAGGCCATACCTATATGAGGCGAGGTAACTAACGCCATTGCACTTTGCCACGAACCACATCTAAGTGTATGAAGTAGTGTAGAAGGAATACAAGGGTAAAAAGATAAAGATACTTATCTGAATGCGTTGTCGTTCTTCATTTCCTAAGATTTTGCGTTATATCTTAGGATAAatgattaaaggagacctccggatgattttcagacatttGCATTTGAACATCACATAAATTGGTTTATACTGGGTGCAGATTATATTTTAATTCATATCAAGTAGGGTAgtaaataagaatgttttcataattcattacATTAATCACAgcgaacaaggatgatgacataacagcctcacataagaatgcatgagtgggcgctcaaggaagcagaagaaaagaagaaagcatgcatgaattctacacaggtgaacttgtgaaGCAAGTGGCATTGTAATGGAAAGacactaggcgttttcacatcagcccgatgtctccaaatagcgcgctattttctgacttgggaaattttcccgatagcgaaatagcgcgctatttgataatgtgaacacaaattaccgctctaattgtatcgctctgatcgagaaaatttctcgactccaactcgggaaatttctgaaatagcgggatagtagcgtgctatttgataatgtgaaaacgactcgagaaattagcgcgatgaatcccattATGCCtggcgtgtgtgacccgatcgatcgaggcaaactgcatacaagtcatgaggaatttttgagaggacacacacattactgatgctgtttacacatactcagctgtcgaattagctatttaaaaatttttaactattcggaataccccctcttcgggctgatgtgaatacgAAAtcaaatagcgctctaattcgcaatcgcggaaaatatttcgagcttggatttttatcgggctgatgtgaaaacgcctattgctGCACTGctggaatatgtgagcctcctctgtcatcattcttgttcagtgtggatgttttgttttttcagagtattggtttgtGTGCTCAATTGCCACTATATGTTTCACAAATGAAATCTGTCATACATGGCACTATCAATGTAAGATATTATGTACCACGTAATATAGAATCACATTAATCGtgtggaatgtccctttaatgacAATTGATGCAACACATCAACTGTTTTTATGATCGTGCCAAATGCCAATTATAGTTTGAGGACTAATTTACATCAAACACCGTTCTTGAATAAAAGGTTTTTTGGCGACAATCACAATTTTAGGAGTATAAAAATAGAAAAGTAGAAATACAGACAATAAAATATGTAACAAGGGGTACTAAATGCAGAATATGGACTGTTTGAAAGAGCCCTCATGCAAGACTCGTAGAGACATTCAATGAGGTTTCTAAAACTACGTCTTTCACGGGAAAGTAAAGACAAAAATGGTATAGTGCAGAATTCTAAAGCTGGTCCTCTAAACAACCCAAACTCTTCCTAGAATTCCGACCATCTTCCACCACTTGTCCATTAATCATGAGCACGTATAGAACTAGGTATACTGTATACTGGTATAAGACCAGTCAATAGAAGTGAAATTAGCACGACATCCACATCCTTCTTCAGTTCTCACAACGACTAATTATATGCTATcatttaccctttttttttggtacaattTACATCTCTAAGGATATAAAGATATAAAGGATTAGATTGATGAGATCTACATGGTTCCTCCAACTCACAAGAATGATATTGGTCTGTCCTGACATAGTATATTAACAAATATTGTAAAATAGGTTTCCAAGTAGCGAAACAGGTACAGGTTTCGAGTTCTCCGCCATGTTATATCGAATTTTTAGAGTTAAGGTAAAAGTAGCCATTGATCTTGAAATTCTACGTCATAGATATAATGACAAGTAATAATTCTGGGCCCCACTTTATAAAGATGTCGGGATAGCACCTCTTGCTGATATGGCAACttcccatggcaacagcaaaacAGAAACCTACATTCTTTCCATTCCcgtgacaattgccattccagcaagagttgctttcatatcaactttttttgaAATGGGGTCCTGATTTTGATTTGTGTGTTATTTCTTATTGCTGTGAACCAAGGCTTAACTTTTTTAACTGTGtcatttgtaaatatgtttcaaattcaaattcaatacaagttactatatatatatatatatatatatatatatacatatacaaaaagAATACTTCTGctgtaatttcatatttttttcattcagctGCGCTCGTATAAGAGTTTTTgtatcattgctatcattacaGCTTGCATGCAACAATCATGTCATTGTAGCAATGCAGTATATACGATCAGGTAcaataaatgtatcatttttcaTCACTTCACTTAAACGCACTCAGATAAAAATATGCATTTCGTATTTGTACGTGTGAcaatgtatgtgagtgtgtgagagtgtgtgtatgaCTTACAAAGAATGTAGGTCATTAATGCAAGTATAAGTGCCAGTGACACAGGATCTATGTAAATTCGCATTGACGCACTGGGCATTTTCCTTTCATGGCATGGAAATCGGTCATTTCAATATGGAGAGGGCTTTgaaggtattatttaccatttgcaggtgaaacaaaactcagctttagtgcttcgGAATAGtccttaaatgtgagttaggagtAGAAACAGCCAATGTGAAAATGTAAATCAATATAATcaatgtcaagtattgttaaatatacaaaatgttaaagggatcgtacagttttggttgagacctaatttcaggtttctaatatttatttggtgaaataatgagaaacctcttttgaaatacgaaagagcatgaaATCCTGTggggaattcaacgtttatttgatgaaaattggttttgaaatggctgatatatccaaaaaagagcaattctaataaagtgtggaacccacacttcattacgatcgctttgttttaccttgtttttggactctattcagtcattccaaacccgatttttatcacataaactttgaattgctcttaaaatggtatgctctgtaatatatcatgagtgttttcttggtatctcgcaaaaagttaaaagcccaattctcatctccaccaatactgtaccatccctttaacaatacttacgattgtttctattaaaaaaaaaaaatgtctatagTCTGACAGTAATTTGTTAATTGTAATtgggaaaaaaatggaatacagatatctccttatatcacCTGTATGTTTTAGGCcctattgcaaaaaaaaaaaaaaatgttatttggtAGTATGTTTTGTGAGACAACATTACTgacctatacatatgcatcCAGGACtcgaaaattttttaaatcactgctgccAATAGTAAACATTACCTTTAATTTACGTGGCAGCTACACTGCAACTTGACAATGTATGTCGCCTGTAGGGACGAATGAGCctagaaattaagaaaaaaaatatctctttGCGCTTTCTTTCTTGCCAAAGCGTTCGTGTAAAATAAGAATTCATGAGGAATTAGAGAATTAATTAAATTTCGTTTCCTTGGTCATTCTCTTTTCTTCGTGCGTGCATGGCAGAAAGGAAATCTTGTTTAATGACAGACGATACAGAGCTGTATGCAATTTTATGGATTCACGTTGTGCGCCTATTCATGAAATTCAGTCCATCCAACAACTGAACAAGACGCGACATAATTGTTTTTGGAAGTATCGCAAAATTTGCATACTTTCCATTGTTGTTTGGTCGTGATTTTGCGATGAAAAAATTAAAGACCACGGGTCAAAGAACATCTAGTTTACatgtttatattatattactTGCGTTTTCATAAACTCATGGATGGGTAGGTGACTCAACCGGTTCTTTCGCGTGTATGCCTCATGTTTTAAGTTGCAACACATGCATTCCATAatatggtgtgtgtgcgtgcacgTGCGTTTGTTTGTGACGATGGAGAAAGATTTGCGGGTCATTTTCTTGTGACGCGACACTACCAGTAAGTCATGGCATCTATCGATCCAAGGTGAATCATGcagacacaaaacaaacaaacaaagacacacacaagcaaatcaTAGCCTCCTTCCAGCAGTCCAGTAGATATGACGTTCAAAGCAGCATTTCAGGTTTCGTGACGAGAATGTAATTCGAGCAGAATGACCCGGAAATTTATAAACATGAATTGATTGCGCAGGACAAGGTGGCAATTCAGCGTTGGAAAACAAGCATGAaagacatacatatacatggaTCATAAATATGGGGTATATCAGTGGGAAAGAAGTTGGTTTCTTTAGAGATATGCTCGAAATAAAAGACTGCTGCTTGTGATACTTTTCATCAGAACACTACTCTCACATTACTTATGACATCTTTTGTAGACTAAAGTTACAACTTTACTTTTACATCGTCCATTTATTTTGATGGAAGAGCGTTTGACATATATATGGCACTGTAGAATGAAAGCATAGTTATATGACatgctcattttgccatttgcatattcatattgaccgttcaaggactgtttcctgaaaaattaacTAAACTTGaaaatatcataacttccttatttttcacccgattttgatcaaaaatttaccgttgaactcgtaatattttactctttcttatcagactaacttatatctggactggacttcccctttaaaggacgGTTAGATACCTGACCACAATCGAGATCCACGTAGAAATTTACATCTTGTGATCCAGAATGCTGTAAAATAGATTGGGACAACTAAAATAACATTGTTTATTGTAGTTataataacaacacaaaaaataaatggtgtAAGTTCTGATTCATCCAGGTAACGATCAATAAAGGTTCAACATTAAAACAATTCATCTGGACTTACTGTTTTTAGTTCCGAGGACGGTTTCACATCCGATCCTGGACGCTTCAGCAGCTcgtctcacacacacacacacacacacacacacacacacacacacacacacacacaaaatagaaacTTACAAGAAATATAATCTTGCAGGTAAATTTCTCCAGTTTCAGTTGGGGGTTACAcgaattcaaagaaaattagtTCTGTAATAAAGGTATCAACAAAATTTTTATCACTTTTGGAGCATGAACAATTCTGTggcgtcattttttttttttacattttttttaaacacatttctaCTTGATAGAGATTTGCAAATGAGTTTTTGTGTTTTAAAAAGGAGTGATAAATCAACTGAGTCAAATGAAACGTAAGCAGGTTTCATGgtgatattgatattgttttGAGAGGGATTGTGGTCTCATTCTGCTTTCACCTTTTTAGAACTTTACGACC
The Diadema setosum chromosome 21, eeDiaSeto1, whole genome shotgun sequence DNA segment above includes these coding regions:
- the LOC140244442 gene encoding kiSS-1 receptor-like; its protein translation is MADDIIDIECSHVFLFLSCNLSMSTLPDDLAEQVKPVATPLFAFMLILMVIGVLGNSLVVYVICRKPNMMTAHNFHVANLAVIDLIFIIVCAVVDEVGIGLIAFQARILTLSSQASAGIMFAQGITFTATCGTMMCLAGERYRAIVKPLDTKKRRTIKNAVIQQCVVWAVSFVVGIVVALLESQPSSHTLAEGFLLYEVAFFYIGLIVVMFVCYAAILRSVHEHEIVEGDRVARWQLRRNMQMLRMVSVLVFAFLICRGLWLGYGFYVNHAQPPSRIVHMIVQISARFVCLLDSALNPFIYAIFMPDFKRHIRQLALHPFGTAKPRRRGTMDSCTRHDTVTLQTSAELSNHQ